DNA sequence from the Lycium barbarum isolate Lr01 chromosome 5, ASM1917538v2, whole genome shotgun sequence genome:
GTCATCTTTCTTCAGGGATAGTATTTCTTCAAGAACTTTGCATTGATAGGACCGATCCTCATTCCATCCGCATCAACAAGCTTGTAAGCGCCACTTGAATGTGCTTCTTATACAACATATGGTCTATCCCATTTTGAGGTGAATTTGCCCCCAGACTTATGGGAAACAATGATGGGTCTTCTTACTGCAAGGACTTGATCTCCAACTTGGAAAGACCTCAAGCACACTTTTTTGTTGAAGGCACAAGATAGACGGGCTTGATAACATTTAAGATTTTATTGAGCCTccagccttttctcatcaagtgCTTCTACCTCTGCAAGACAAAATCGAGCATTTTCCTCTTCGGTGAGCCCTTCTTGAATAGAAAGTCGTAAGGAAGGTATTTAGCGCTCAAGTGGTAGGACTGCTTCAACTCCATAAGCAAGCGAGTATGGGGTTGTTTGCGTTGGTGTGTGGTAAGTCGTCCTATATGCCCACAAAGCTTCTTCCATTCATTAATGCCAATATCGTTTGGACTTGGAGACTACCTTCTTCAACAAGTTACACATAGTCTTATTGAACGCTTCAGCTAGACCGTTGGCGGCAGCATGATACATAGAAGATTTACGCTGCTTGAAACCGAAGAGATCACAAATCTCGTTCATCAATTTATTATCAAATGGCTTGCCATTGTCTTCTATTATGTAACGAGGAATGACAAAGCGGTAAATGATATTTACTCGGATGAAGTTTGCAACATTctccttcttcacttctttaAGAGCGACAGCTTTggcccattttgagaagtagtCGGTTGCAGCCAAGAAGTACAAGTGTCCACCAGAAGATTTCAGTAACGGACCAACGACGTCCAACCCCCAAGCGTCAAATAGCCAAGATGCGACTGTCTGGTGTAATACTTCGTataaaattcgcatgaaactAACAAGACATGCATCTTCGAGCATAGTCCAAGCAATATTTCACCATCGTTGGCCAATAATATCCTATCCTTTTTATATGGAAGTGGAGCTTTAGTccagattgatgtgatccacataCTTCTGAATGTGCTTCTTGCAAAGCTTAGACTGCTTCATGCTCCCCCAAACATCGCAAGAGTACCCCCCTCAAAGGATCTTTTATATAAAGTATCCTTGTAGTAAAGGAATCGAAGTGCACGATGACGAATCTAAGTTCTTCTTCTTGAATCTTCTGGCAGTATCCCATAACTCAAGTAGTCAATAATGGGTTATTGCCAGTCTTCCTTTGCAGCTTCAGAAATAGCTACGAGATGATCAAGCTCATTTTCCGCGCCTTCATCCTCATTTGGTGGAGGTACTACCCGTTTTTGGTAGATAGTTACTTGTGTTTGATCTGGCAGATTTAGTGTTGAAGCTAGAGCTGCTAAAGCATCGGCTTTCTTATTTTCCTTCCTTGGAACGTGCTAAAGAGTCACATCACCAGGCCATTTTATCAACTTCTGAGCATAACCATGATAGAGGAGTAATTCGGGCTTCTTGACTTCATAGCTTTCTAGGAGTTGATTGATCACCAACTGATAGTCACCAAATACTTGTAACTGCAACTGCTTCATGTCGACTGCCATTTCAAGTCCAAGTATTAGTGCTTGATATTCAGCGACATTATTGGAGCAACATTGTGTCAAGGTAAAGGAGTATGGTGGAACTTCTCCTTACGGAGTAACAAACACCACACCAGCACCAGGTCCATCACGTTGTGTAGCATCATCAAAGCACATTTTTCATGGAGGTTGAATTTCAACAACCATTGCATCTACGTCGGGAACTTCATCAGTTAGATCCCAATCATCGGGTATCAGGTTATCCGCCAAGAAGTTCGCCATTGCCTGTCCTTTTACAACTTTTTGAGGGATGTATGTGATCACAAATCGTTGAAACTGGAGGTACCACCTTGCTAGTCGATCACTGAGGACTGGTTTTGACATCACAAACTTAATGGGATTTTCCCTGGAAATAAGGTGAACACtatgagcttgaaagtagtgcTTCAACTTTTGAATCGAGAAGACTAGGGCCAAACACAACTTTTCAATTGGAGTGTAATTTAGCTCATTTGGTGTCGTCATTCTACTCAAGTAGTAAAGAGAATTTTCCTTCCCTTCACTATTCTCTTGGGCCAACAACGCTCCAACTGACCTTTCTTGTGCTGAAATGTATAGTATTAATCATTTTTCAGGTACAGGGGCTACTAGAACTGGAGGCTTCATTAAATATGACTTGATATTCTCGAAGGCATTATTACATGCTTCATCCCATTTGAAAGGAGCACccttcttcatgagacgactAAATGGTTGGCACCTTCCAGCTACATTAGAAATGAATCTCCTAATGTATGCTAGCTTCCCTTGCAGACATTTTAACTCATGAATATTTTGAGGCTCGGGCATTTTTAAAATGGCATCAACTTTAGCCTGATCAATTTCGATTCCTTGATGTCGAACAGTGAAACCAAGGAATTTTCCAGAAGTAACTCCAAAGGCACATTTCAATGAATTCATTCGAAGTTGATATCTCCGAAGTCGCTCgaacaccattctcaggtcttgcaagtggtcgctcctctttcttgattttaccaccaaATCGTCTCCATAGCATTCAACATTTTTGTGAAAAAAATCATCAAAGATATTCTGCATAGCCCTTTGGTATGTGGCACCAGTATTTTTCAAATCGAAAGGCATCACTTTGTAACAATAAATACCCCTGGGTGTACGAAATGCGgtaagctcttcatcttttggCGCCATGCGAATTTGGTTATAGCCGGATGAACCGTCCATGAAAGACATTGCCTCATAACCAGTGGTAGTATCAATCATCAACTCTGGGATGGGAAGCGAGAAGATCGTCATCCGTGAATGTGATTCTTGTATCACATGCGTGTACCTTTTGAAAAGAAGATTCAACAGGCTTTTCAGATGGCAATAGAGACAAGGTTGATAGGCTTTCATCCTTTGCTTATTCTTTATCAGTATTGAAGCATGATGCCTCAATGTTGTCTCGAGCAATCCTATTGCAGAACCAACTTGGTAGGAATTCCTCCAAAGTCACGGGACGTCGTGGTTCTTAGTGGTAGCTCACCTCTACTTTTGATTTCTTCTGATGCTCAACTGATCTTTGCTTCCTTAGTCTTCTAACCATCCTCTTCCCAGTTGTTCGTTTAGATGATTTTTTGTGGACTTGTTTTACAGCGTCCCCTAGTCACCAGAATCCAACCTTCATCATTGGCTTCATCAACTTGAATTTTATTTTCTTCCAATGGTCCTTCCTCATGTTCTTCATAGTTGTGTATCTGGACCGGATCAAAAGAACCAAAGGCTATAGAGACTTGATTCGAACTTGCCTTCTCATCATTAAGCAGAATCTTGTTTTCATTAGCCAATTGCATAAATTTATCCTTGAAGACAAAGCACTTCTCAGGAGGGTGACCGACAAGTCGATGATACTTGTAATAGTTTGGGTCATTTTTTCTTCCAGCTTCATGGGGTCGCTTTATCTCTGGTAACTCAATGAGCTTCAGCTCAAGTAGTTCATCAAAAATTTCTGGGACATCAGAATCAGGAAGGGGTATTCTCTTTCTTGCATTTTCTTCAAGGTCGACTTTCGGCTTGTGTTGTCTTGATAGGAAGTTGCTTTCAGACTCTGCTTCTTGCCTACCTTCGTAGTAAGCTTTACAGGCAAGCCATTGAGGCTCATGGAATCTTTATTGTCACTCTTGGGAACGAACTTGCTTCATTTCTTGGTTTTCTGCTTGTCCTTTCCTTTGCGAGAGTCGTAGACAGGCATTACTTCATTTCCAGTGGAAGACATGCTCAACTCTATGTCATGAGCACGAGTAGCTAGTTCTTCAAAAGACTTTGGCTTAATTCCTTGCAAGATGTAGTGAAGCCCCCAATGCATTCCTTGGATACACATCTCTACCGCATAAGCTTCATTGAGCCTATCTTTATAGTTTAGACTTGCATTTCTCCATCGATTGATGAAATCAATAACTGGTTCGCCTTTCCTCTGGCGAGTGCTTGTAAGTTCGACCATGCTCAAGGTACGCCTTGTTCTATAAAAGCGATTGAGAAACTCGTGCTCTAGTTGCTCCCAACTATATCGATAGAATTAGGCTCAAGATCAGTGTACTAGTCAAAGGAATTTCCCTTAAGGGAGCGGACGAACTGCTTGACAAGATAGTATCCATAGGTCCCAGCGTTGTTACATGTTTCAACAAAATGTGCAACATGTTTCTTTAGATTTCCCTTgccttcaaattgttgaaatttgggAGGTTGATAACCGGCGGGCATCTTGAAGCTATCAATTCTTATAGTGTATGGCTTTCCGTAAGTAAAAGAAGACTTGGCAGAAACTTCATACTTATCCTTGATAGTCCCTTCGATGAACTCTTTTAGTCGGTCAAGTGGAATCATCCCTTCCGAAGAAACTGGAATTTCCTTGGTAGGCGGTGCTTGTTTTGCATGAGGTTTAGTCTCTTGTGTTTCTGGACCCTTCCTAGGTGCGTGGCTGGATTCTCCTTCCATTAATCCATCCATCTTTTCCATCAACTTCTCAATCCGAGCATCTTGAGTTTTCCCATGTTTGGCCAAGCCGTCGATCATCTTTGTCAAGTTTGCTAGTGTCTCGTCCATAGATGAAGCGTTAGTTACCATCGCTTGCATGATTGTTGGGGATGTTGGAGAATAGCATGGATTGTCGCATAAGTTGATATTTGATTGGCTTACTTCATGTGGTGTGAGTGGAGAGGATCCGTCGCTTGAAGTATCATCATCTTCCTTCATGGCGGAGTACTTGGATCCAGAGAAATCAAGTAGAGTAAGAGTCTTCTTAATCTTTTCAGCAATGTCGCTTCCTTCCTCTGATGCATTGGTAGAGGATCGTGCTTCTTTTAGGGATGAAAATCCGCAAATAGGAGTTGATACGGACGACACTTGGAGTGTTTGTTGTCCCAGCATACTTGCTTTGTTCCTCATAACTGGTCCAATGCTACCGAAGGTAATGTCGAGGATGCTTTCCACATCAACAGAGAACTTGGATTCAGCAACCTTGGAGGAAATTGATTTGGAGTTGATCTTCTTTGAGGCCATTTCGATGTTGTAAAACTTTGATGATCGAAAAGTtgagatgagaggtagagattgtgtcacgccccaaaacccaccctagacgtgaccggcatccgatgtcatgaacaacatcggaagaaccaaaacaatgcaataataacacttgaacccgccaggttcaacattcacctccagcagtttataaaataaatataacgtcaagtttctttttaataatctttccttaaattaaacaaagttatgaataactgcatatatcaggatcataattatgaaataagatcagcggaagtctaatataagtaatagtcataaacgtggcaaacacccattaagtcgtacgagactttgacaatctacccacaattctaacaactatctatggagcttctaagagacacaaccatcatctaa
Encoded proteins:
- the LOC132639508 gene encoding uncharacterized protein LOC132639508 — protein: MCFDDATQRDGPGAALILGLEMAVDMKQLQLQVFGDYQLHVPRKENKKADALAALASTLNLPDQTQVTIYQKRVVPPPNEDEGAENELDHLVAISEAAKEDCFMRILYEVLHQTVASWLFDAWGLDVVGPLLKSSGGHLYFLAATDYFSKWAKAVALKEVKKENVANFIRVNIIYRFVIPRYIIEDNGKPFDNKLMNEICDLFGFKQRKSSMYHAAANGLAEAFNKTMCNLLKKIPRSSFLRIWRLMVSTFLYRDMNFLVKLGESETISVSACKADFPNLSGMN